A genomic region of Pseudomonas abietaniphila contains the following coding sequences:
- the aceF gene encoding dihydrolipoyllysine-residue acetyltransferase: MSELIRVPDIGNGEGEVIELFVKVGDRIEADQSVLTLESDKASMEIPAPKAGVIKSMKVKLGDRLKEGDELFELEVEGEAAAAPAAEPAAAAPAPAAEKPAEAAAPAAAAPAPAAEAAVQDIHVPDIGSSGKARIIELMVKVGDSIEADQSLITLESDKASMEIPSPAAGVVESISVKVEDEVGTGDLILKLKVAGAAPAAAPAPAAAPAPAKADAPAAAPAAAPAPKAEAAPAPAAAPAKDGAKVHAGPAVRQLAREFGVELSAVTATGPHGRVLKEDVQAYVKSIMTKSKDAPAAGGAAGGMGIPPIPEVDFSRFGEIEEVPMTRLMQLGATGLHRSWLNIPHVTQFDQADITDLEAFRVAQKAVAEKAGVKLTVLPLLLKSCAHLLKELPDFNSSLAPSGKAIIRKKYVNIGFAVDTPEGLLVPVIKNVDQKSLLQLAAEAAELAEKARSKKLSANEMQGACFTISSLGHIGGTGFTPIVNAPEVAILGVSKATMQPVWDGKAFQPRLMLPLSLSYDHRVINGAAAARFTKRLSDLLADIRTILL, translated from the coding sequence GTGAGTGAGTTAATTCGCGTACCCGACATCGGCAACGGTGAAGGTGAAGTCATTGAGTTGTTCGTCAAGGTCGGTGATCGCATCGAAGCGGACCAGAGCGTTCTGACGCTGGAGTCGGACAAGGCGAGCATGGAAATCCCTGCGCCTAAAGCCGGCGTCATCAAAAGCATGAAAGTGAAGCTGGGCGACCGCCTGAAAGAAGGCGACGAGCTGTTCGAGCTGGAAGTCGAAGGCGAAGCCGCGGCTGCGCCTGCCGCTGAACCTGCTGCAGCTGCTCCGGCACCTGCGGCTGAAAAGCCTGCTGAAGCCGCTGCCCCGGCCGCTGCCGCACCCGCCCCTGCTGCCGAAGCCGCCGTTCAGGACATCCACGTCCCTGACATCGGTTCGTCGGGCAAGGCTCGTATCATCGAGTTGATGGTCAAGGTTGGCGACAGCATCGAAGCCGATCAATCGCTGATCACGCTGGAATCCGACAAAGCCTCGATGGAGATTCCTTCTCCAGCCGCGGGCGTGGTCGAGAGCATCAGCGTCAAGGTCGAAGACGAAGTCGGCACGGGCGACCTGATCCTGAAATTGAAAGTGGCTGGCGCTGCACCGGCCGCTGCTCCTGCTCCGGCAGCAGCTCCGGCTCCGGCCAAGGCTGACGCGCCTGCAGCAGCACCGGCCGCTGCACCTGCTCCGAAAGCCGAAGCAGCCCCTGCTCCTGCAGCCGCTCCTGCCAAAGACGGCGCCAAGGTTCACGCAGGCCCGGCTGTTCGTCAGCTGGCCCGCGAGTTCGGCGTCGAGCTGAGCGCTGTGACTGCCACCGGCCCACACGGTCGCGTGCTGAAGGAAGACGTGCAGGCTTACGTCAAATCCATCATGACCAAGTCCAAGGACGCGCCAGCTGCTGGCGGCGCTGCCGGCGGCATGGGGATTCCACCGATTCCGGAAGTCGATTTCAGTCGGTTCGGCGAAATCGAAGAAGTGCCGATGACTCGCCTGATGCAACTGGGCGCCACCGGCCTGCACCGCAGCTGGCTGAACATCCCGCACGTGACTCAGTTCGATCAGGCCGACATCACCGACCTGGAAGCTTTCCGCGTTGCGCAGAAAGCCGTCGCCGAGAAAGCGGGCGTGAAGCTGACCGTATTGCCTCTGCTGCTCAAGTCCTGCGCACACCTGCTCAAGGAACTGCCGGACTTCAACAGTTCGCTGGCGCCAAGCGGCAAGGCCATCATCCGCAAGAAATACGTCAACATCGGCTTCGCCGTGGACACGCCGGAAGGCCTCCTGGTCCCTGTGATCAAGAACGTCGACCAGAAGAGCCTGCTGCAACTGGCTGCCGAAGCTGCCGAGCTGGCTGAGAAAGCCCGCAGCAAGAAGCTGTCGGCCAACGAGATGCAAGGCGCCTGCTTCACGATCTCCAGCCTCGGTCACATTGGCGGCACCGGCTTCACGCCGATCGTCAACGCGCCTGAAGTGGCGATCCTGGGTGTGTCCAAGGCCACCATGCAACCGGTCTGGGACGGCAAGGCGTTCCAGCCTCGCCTGATGCTGCCGCTGTCGCTGTCTTACGATCACCGTGTGATCAACGGCGCAGCAGCGGCTCGCTTCACCAAGCGTCTGAGCGATTTGCTGGCGGATATTCGTACGATTCTGCTGTAA
- the aceE gene encoding pyruvate dehydrogenase (acetyl-transferring), homodimeric type, producing MQDLDPVETQEWLDALESVLDKEGEDRAHYLMTRMGELATRSGSQLPYAITTPYRNTIPVTHEARMPGDLFMERRIRSLVRWNALAMVVKTNIGDPDLGGHISSFASSATLYDIGFNYFFQAPTDEHGGDLIYFQGHASPGVYARAFMEGRITEEQMNNFRQEVDGNGLSSYPHPWLMKDFWQFPTVSMGLGPIQAIYQARFMKYLEHRGYIPEGKQKVWCFLGDGETDEPESLGAIALAGREKLDNLIFVVNCNLQRLDGPVRGNAKIIQELEGVFRGAQWNVTKVIWGRFWDPLLAKDVDGILQRRMDEVIDGEYQNYKAKDGAFVREHFFNTPELKAMVADMSDDEIWKLNRGGHDPYKVYAAYHQAVNHKGQPTVVLAKTIKGYGTGAGEAKNTAHNTKKVDVDSLRHFRDRFDIPVKDDQLEALPFFKPEEGSAEARYLSERRAALGGFVPQRRAQSFSLPTPPLETLKAILDGTGDREISTTMAFVRILTQLVKDKEVGQRIVPIIPDEARTFGMEGMFRQLGIYSSVGQLYEPVDKEQVMFYREDKKGQILEEGINEAGAMSSFIAAGTSYSSHNQPMIPFYIFYSMFGFQRIGDLAWAAGDSRTRGFLVGGTAGRTTLNGEGLQHEDGHSHILASTIPNCRTYDPTYGYELAVIIQDGMKKMFEEQQDVFYYLTVMNESYVQPAMPAGSEEGIVKGMYLLEEDTKEAAHHVQLLGSGTILREVREAAKILREQFNVGADVWSVTSFNELRRDGLAVERANRLKPGQKPQVSYVEECLNGRKGPVIASTDYMKLFADQIRQWVPTKEYKVLGTDGFGRSDSRKKLRNFFEVDRHFVVLAALEALADRGDIEPKVVAEAITKFGIDPDKRNPLDC from the coding sequence ATGCAAGACCTCGATCCCGTCGAAACCCAGGAATGGCTGGACGCCCTGGAATCGGTTCTCGACAAAGAAGGCGAAGACCGTGCTCATTACCTGATGACCCGTATGGGTGAGCTGGCCACACGAAGTGGTTCGCAGCTGCCGTACGCCATCACCACGCCATACCGCAACACCATTCCTGTCACCCACGAAGCACGCATGCCTGGCGACCTGTTCATGGAACGCCGCATTCGCTCGTTGGTGCGTTGGAACGCCCTGGCAATGGTTGTCAAAACCAACATCGGCGATCCGGATCTGGGCGGTCACATCTCCAGCTTCGCTTCCAGTGCAACCCTGTACGACATTGGCTTCAACTACTTCTTCCAGGCCCCGACCGACGAACACGGCGGCGACCTGATCTACTTCCAGGGTCACGCATCGCCAGGCGTCTACGCCCGTGCGTTCATGGAAGGCCGCATCACTGAAGAACAAATGAACAACTTCCGTCAGGAAGTCGATGGCAACGGTCTGTCGTCCTACCCACACCCGTGGCTGATGAAAGACTTCTGGCAGTTCCCGACCGTTTCCATGGGTCTGGGTCCAATCCAGGCGATCTACCAGGCGCGCTTCATGAAGTACCTGGAGCACCGCGGTTACATCCCTGAAGGCAAGCAGAAAGTCTGGTGCTTCCTGGGCGACGGCGAGACCGACGAGCCGGAATCCCTGGGCGCCATCGCCCTGGCCGGTCGCGAGAAGCTCGACAACCTGATCTTCGTCGTGAACTGCAACCTGCAGCGTCTGGACGGTCCGGTTCGCGGCAACGCCAAGATCATCCAGGAACTGGAAGGCGTCTTCCGCGGTGCTCAGTGGAACGTGACCAAAGTCATCTGGGGCCGTTTCTGGGACCCACTGCTGGCCAAGGACGTCGACGGCATCCTGCAACGTCGCATGGACGAAGTCATCGACGGCGAATACCAGAACTACAAGGCCAAAGACGGCGCCTTCGTTCGCGAACACTTCTTCAACACGCCAGAACTCAAGGCGATGGTTGCAGACATGTCCGACGACGAGATCTGGAAGCTCAACCGTGGCGGCCACGACCCGTACAAGGTCTACGCGGCGTACCACCAGGCCGTTAACCACAAAGGTCAACCGACCGTGGTTCTGGCCAAGACCATCAAAGGTTATGGCACCGGCGCCGGTGAAGCGAAAAACACCGCGCACAACACCAAGAAAGTCGACGTCGACAGCCTGCGTCACTTCCGCGACCGTTTCGACATTCCGGTCAAAGACGACCAGCTGGAAGCACTGCCGTTCTTCAAACCGGAAGAAGGCAGCGCCGAAGCCCGTTACCTGAGCGAGCGTCGTGCTGCGCTGGGCGGTTTCGTGCCGCAGCGTCGTGCACAGAGCTTCAGCCTGCCGACCCCGCCACTGGAAACCCTGAAGGCTATCCTGGACGGTACTGGCGACCGCGAAATCTCCACCACCATGGCGTTCGTGCGCATCCTGACCCAATTGGTCAAGGACAAGGAAGTGGGTCAGCGCATCGTTCCGATCATCCCGGACGAAGCCCGTACCTTCGGTATGGAAGGCATGTTCCGTCAGCTGGGCATCTACTCCTCCGTAGGTCAGCTGTACGAGCCAGTCGACAAAGAACAAGTGATGTTCTACCGCGAGGACAAGAAAGGTCAGATCCTCGAGGAAGGCATCAACGAAGCAGGCGCCATGTCCTCCTTCATCGCTGCCGGTACTTCGTACAGCAGCCACAACCAGCCGATGATTCCGTTCTACATCTTCTACTCGATGTTCGGTTTCCAGCGTATCGGTGACCTGGCATGGGCCGCAGGCGACAGCCGCACCCGTGGCTTCCTGGTCGGCGGCACCGCCGGTCGTACCACCCTGAACGGTGAAGGTCTGCAGCACGAAGACGGTCACAGCCACATACTGGCCTCGACCATCCCGAACTGCCGCACCTACGATCCAACCTACGGCTACGAGCTGGCGGTGATCATTCAGGACGGCATGAAGAAGATGTTCGAAGAACAACAGGACGTCTTCTACTACCTGACCGTGATGAACGAATCCTACGTCCAGCCAGCCATGCCGGCAGGTTCCGAAGAAGGCATCGTCAAGGGCATGTACCTGCTGGAAGAAGACACCAAGGAAGCCGCGCATCACGTGCAGCTCCTGGGTTCGGGCACCATCCTGCGCGAAGTACGCGAAGCGGCGAAGATCCTGCGCGAGCAGTTCAACGTCGGTGCGGACGTCTGGAGCGTTACTAGCTTCAACGAACTGCGTCGCGACGGTCTGGCCGTAGAACGCGCCAACCGCCTGAAACCAGGCCAGAAGCCACAAGTGAGCTACGTTGAAGAGTGCCTCAACGGCCGTAAAGGTCCGGTGATCGCTTCGACCGACTACATGAAACTGTTCGCTGACCAGATCCGTCAGTGGGTTCCGACCAAGGAATACAAAGTCCTGGGCACCGACGGCTTCGGCCGTTCCGACAGCCGCAAGAAGCTGCGCAACTTCTTCGAAGTTGACCGTCACTTCGTCGTGCTGGCCGCCCTGGAAGCCTTGGCCGATCGTGGCGACATCGAACCTAAGGTCGTGGCGGAAGCCATCACCAAGTTCGGTATCGACCCGGATAAACGCAACCCGCTGGACTGCTAA